The window CTGTAAAAGCGGCAGGACCTTACCTGATTGTTGAGATAGGAACATTCAGGGGAGATTTTGAGGGAGATGGAGGCAGCACTTATTTTTTTGCTAAGTGGCTTTCTGAAAATGGAGGTGGGAAACTTCACAGCGTAGACAATAACCCACAAGCAATTGAGATTTCCAGAAACGTATGCAAAGAATTTGATCGGTACATTGAATGGCACAACATGAGGTCTGAGGATTTTTTGAGAACATTTCATGAGCATATTGACATGGTTTACCTCGATAGTATCGGATGGCGTAAGGATGGTGTAGATCAGTTTACGTGCCAGTATCAGCATTTGAAGGACTGGATGCTTGTAAAGGATCGGTTGAATGGAGCGTTAGGGATTGATGATACCGATGGACTAAAGTATGGAAAAGGAGCGCAGATTGTAGCGTATTTGAACGGGAAAGGAGTGCCATGGCAGACCGTATACTGTGTCGAGCATGGAAAATGGCCTTGTGGAGTGGTTGCGGAATGGAGGTATAGATGAGGAGAATAAGGAGGATAGAGATGAAAAGCAAAGATTCAAAAAGAAAGGTCTCAAAAATGATTAAGCCAAAGTTTCGGAAGTATCAGGAGCTTACAGTTGAACAACGAACTGATCCTGATTATCGGGTAAAGGAGTTAATGAAGCTCAGTGGAGATGAATCCTTCATTGGATGTACCAAGTGCCATCATTGCCGATAGAGAAAAGGAAGATGAACTAAGTGAGACTGTTGCTAGTGCCCCATACAGGGCTAAGAAATATCCATAGCGACTCGAACTATCTGTTGTTTCTGGACCTGGCTCGTTACCTTACCGAAAGTGGTCATTGGTGCTACATGCTGGTACCAGGCTTTGCTAAAGAAAAGGTATACAGAATGAAAAGGTTGATGTACGTATTCCATGACTTCATTCGATATGATTATTACACGGCATACAATCTGATCGATGAGGATTGGTTGATAAAGACGTTTTCGAGAAGGTATGGGAGCGAGATCATAGATGCGATTATCACATCTAAAGCATCAGTTGTCCCACAGTGGCAGGCGATCCTTTCTGATTATGTACGGTGCAGGGATATTGAGTGTTGTATAATTGAACCAGGAGTTTTCGACCGGGAAAGTGG of the Thermodesulfobacteriota bacterium genome contains:
- a CDS encoding class I SAM-dependent methyltransferase, which produces MEVITAPPRASSRTAVFQKMFDICKSVKAAGPYLIVEIGTFRGDFEGDGGSTYFFAKWLSENGGGKLHSVDNNPQAIEISRNVCKEFDRYIEWHNMRSEDFLRTFHEHIDMVYLDSIGWRKDGVDQFTCQYQHLKDWMLVKDRLNGALGIDDTDGLKYGKGAQIVAYLNGKGVPWQTVYCVEHGKWPCGVVAEWRYR